A DNA window from Ranitomeya imitator isolate aRanImi1 chromosome 2, aRanImi1.pri, whole genome shotgun sequence contains the following coding sequences:
- the LOC138666089 gene encoding trypsin-like — protein MKLLVVAFLLGVAAAFDDDDKIVGGYTCNKNSIPYQASLNSGYHFCGGSLVNSLWVISAAHCYKSSIQVRLGEHNIERNEGTEQYINSAKVIRHGSYNSRTLDNDIMLIKLSSSATLNAYVQAIGLPSGCAPAGTSCLISGWGNTLSSGSNYPDLLQCLNAPILTAAQCSSAYPGEITNNMICVGYLEGGKDSCQGDSGGPVVCNGQLHGVVSWGYGCAQRNYPGVYTKVCNYNSWISNTVAAN, from the exons ATGAAACTTCTTGTAGTAGCATTCCTTCTCGGAGTGGCAG CGGCTTTCGACGACGATGATAAAATCGTCGGAGGTTACACCTGCAACAAAAACTCCATCCCCTACCAGGCATCTCTGAACTCCGGCTACCATTTCTGCGGAGGTTCTCTGGTTAACAGCTTATGGGTGATCTCTGCTGCTCACTGTTACAAGTC GAGCATTCAAGTTCGCCTGGGAGAGCATAACATTGAAAGAAATGAAGGTACCGAACAGTACATCAACTCTGCCAAGGTCATCCGTCATGGAAGCTACAACTCCAGAACCCTGGACAATGACATCATGTTGATCAAGTTGTCTTCTTCCGCCACCCTCAACGCCTACGTCCAGGCTATTGGTCTGCCCAGTGGCTGCGCACCTGCCGGCACCAGCTGTCTGATCTCTGGATGGGGCAACACCCTCAGCAGTGGAA GTAATTACCCCGATCTCCTTCAGTGCCTGAACGCCCCCATCCTGACTGCCGCCCAGTGTAGCAGCGCCTACCCAGGGGAAATCACCAACAACATGATCTGTGTTGGATATCTGGAAGGAGGCAAAGATTCCTGCCAG GGTGACTCTGGTGGACCCGTGGTCTGCAATGGACAGCTGCATGGTGTTGTCTCCTGGGGATACGGCTGTGCCCAAAGGAACTATCCTGGTGTCTACACCAAGGTCTGCAACTACAACTCCTGGATCTCTAACACTGTTGCCGCCAACTAG